In Engraulis encrasicolus isolate BLACKSEA-1 chromosome 15, IST_EnEncr_1.0, whole genome shotgun sequence, the following proteins share a genomic window:
- the LOC134464112 gene encoding zinc finger protein OZF-like isoform X2, translating into MTQLLLMDTSVLNLEEEKSDVTPVFSSDVAPVVSSDLAPVVSSAMSQFPPDPLSLVKCRRLSVLVVDCCARQGQLKTQDHKNNTDGENPKTGTGGESQPALSAALPETTLKKHICSGVDKSFSNVKTLKAHQQTKQGKTPHCSVIAKPFATKRCLKKHQSIHTADQPIQCRQCVKGFSTAAELKQHQLTHTGQTPHQCGECGKCFTHLVHLKAHQRIHSGERPYSCEQCGKCFTQAGNLKRHERVHSGERPYSCGQCGKCFTLAGSLREHQFIHTGQKPHQCGQCGQRFIQAAHLQSHQRIHTGERPYSCGQCGKCFTRARGLRVHQVIHTGEKPYSCGQCGKCFAQARGLRVHQLIHTGERPYGCAQCGKCFRDLGSLQKHQLTHTGLKAHQCGQCGKRFTQSGSLRLHQRIHSGESPYSCGQCGKCFTQAWHLKVHQRIHTGERPYGCGQCGKCFTDSGHLKAHQRIHSGEKPYSCGQCGKCFTESGSLKKHQLIHSGQKPHQCGQCGKRFTQTGNLKAHQRIHSGEKAHQCRQ; encoded by the exons atgacgCAGCTGTTGCTGATGGATACCAGTGTACTCAAtctg GAAGAGGAGAAATCAGACGTGACTCCAGTCTTCAGCTCAGATGTGGCTCCAGTCGTCAGCTCAGACCTGGCTCCAGTCGTCAGTTCTGCTATGAGCCAGTTCCCTCCAGATCCACTGTCCTTGGTGAAGTGCAGGAGGTTATCAGTGCTAGTGGTCGATTGCTGTGCAAGACAAGGTCAGCTAAAAACACAAGACCACAAGAATAACACGGATGGAGAAAACCCCAAAACTG GAACAGGAGGAGAATCCCAACCTGCTTTGTCAGCTGCCCTCCCAGAGACCACATTGAAGAAGCATATCTGTTCTGGTGTTGACAAGAGCTTTAGTAACGTGAAAACTCTAAAAGCACACCAGCAAACCAAACAAGGGAAGACGCCTCATTGCTCTGTCATCGCAAAACCTTTCGCTACAAAGAGGTGTTTGAAGAAGCACCAGAGTATTCACACTGCAGACCAGCCCATTCAGTGCAGACAGTGTGTTAAAGGTTTTAGTACAGCAGCAGAACTTAAACAACACCAACTTACACACACCGGACAGACACCCCATCAATGTGGAGAGTGTGGAAAATGTTTTACCCATTTGGTGCACCTCAAAGCACACCAGCGTATTCACTCTGGAGAGAGGCCATACAGCTGTGaacagtgtggtaaatgttttacacAAGCGGGGAACCTCAAAAGACATGAGCGTGTTCACTCTGGAGAGAGGCCATACAGCTGTGGtcagtgtggtaaatgttttacacTGGCAGGGAGTCTCAGAGAGCACCAGTTCATTCACACCGGACAGAAACCCCATCAATGTGGACAGTGTGGTCAAAGGTTTATACAGGCGGCGCACCTCCAGTCACACCAGcgtattcacacaggagagaggccatacagctgtggacagtgtggtaaatgtttcACCCGGGCGAGGGGTCTCAGAGTACACCAggtcattcacacaggagagaagccataCAGTTGTGGccagtgtggtaaatgttttgCACAGGCGAGGGGTCTCAGAGTacaccagctcattcacacaggagagaggccatacGGTTGTGcacagtgtggtaaatgttttagAGATTTAGGGAGTCTCCAAAAACACCAGCTCACTCACACCGGACTGAAAGCCCATCAATGTGGACAGTGTGGGAAAAGGTTTACACAGTCAGGTAGTCTCAGACTACACCAGCGTATTCACTCTGGAGAGAGTCCATACAGTTGTGgacagtgtggtaaatgttttacacAGGCGTGGCACCTCAAAGtacaccagcgcattcacacaggagagaggccatacggttgtggacagtgtggtaaatgttttacagATTCAGGGCACCTCAAAGCACACCAGCGTATTCACTCTGGAGAGAAGCCATACAGCTGTGGccagtgtggtaaatgttttacagAATCAGGGAGTCTCAAAAAACACCAGCTCATTCATTCCGGACAGAAACCCCATCAATGTGGACAGTGCGGGAAAAGGTTTACACAGACAGGGAACCTCAAAGCACACCAGCGTATTCACTCTGGAGAGAAAGCCCATCAATGCCGACAGTGA
- the LOC134464112 gene encoding zinc finger protein 883-like isoform X1, with translation MEYEKEDGLLQNVDICIKEEEDDAAVADGYQCTQSDETDSAPEQITSSSADIKAEPVQEEEKSDVTPVFSSDVAPVVSSDLAPVVSSAMSQFPPDPLSLVKCRRLSVLVVDCCARQGQLKTQDHKNNTDGENPKTGTGGESQPALSAALPETTLKKHICSGVDKSFSNVKTLKAHQQTKQGKTPHCSVIAKPFATKRCLKKHQSIHTADQPIQCRQCVKGFSTAAELKQHQLTHTGQTPHQCGECGKCFTHLVHLKAHQRIHSGERPYSCEQCGKCFTQAGNLKRHERVHSGERPYSCGQCGKCFTLAGSLREHQFIHTGQKPHQCGQCGQRFIQAAHLQSHQRIHTGERPYSCGQCGKCFTRARGLRVHQVIHTGEKPYSCGQCGKCFAQARGLRVHQLIHTGERPYGCAQCGKCFRDLGSLQKHQLTHTGLKAHQCGQCGKRFTQSGSLRLHQRIHSGESPYSCGQCGKCFTQAWHLKVHQRIHTGERPYGCGQCGKCFTDSGHLKAHQRIHSGEKPYSCGQCGKCFTESGSLKKHQLIHSGQKPHQCGQCGKRFTQTGNLKAHQRIHSGEKAHQCRQ, from the exons ATGGAGTACGAG AAAGAGGACGGTCTACTGCAGAATGTAGACATCTGCAttaaagaggaagaagatgacgCAGCTGTTGCTGATGGATACCAGTGTACTCAAtctg ATGAAACTGACTCTGCCCCAGAACAGATCACCTCCTCATCTGCAGACATTAAAGCTGAACCAGTACAG GAAGAGGAGAAATCAGACGTGACTCCAGTCTTCAGCTCAGATGTGGCTCCAGTCGTCAGCTCAGACCTGGCTCCAGTCGTCAGTTCTGCTATGAGCCAGTTCCCTCCAGATCCACTGTCCTTGGTGAAGTGCAGGAGGTTATCAGTGCTAGTGGTCGATTGCTGTGCAAGACAAGGTCAGCTAAAAACACAAGACCACAAGAATAACACGGATGGAGAAAACCCCAAAACTG GAACAGGAGGAGAATCCCAACCTGCTTTGTCAGCTGCCCTCCCAGAGACCACATTGAAGAAGCATATCTGTTCTGGTGTTGACAAGAGCTTTAGTAACGTGAAAACTCTAAAAGCACACCAGCAAACCAAACAAGGGAAGACGCCTCATTGCTCTGTCATCGCAAAACCTTTCGCTACAAAGAGGTGTTTGAAGAAGCACCAGAGTATTCACACTGCAGACCAGCCCATTCAGTGCAGACAGTGTGTTAAAGGTTTTAGTACAGCAGCAGAACTTAAACAACACCAACTTACACACACCGGACAGACACCCCATCAATGTGGAGAGTGTGGAAAATGTTTTACCCATTTGGTGCACCTCAAAGCACACCAGCGTATTCACTCTGGAGAGAGGCCATACAGCTGTGaacagtgtggtaaatgttttacacAAGCGGGGAACCTCAAAAGACATGAGCGTGTTCACTCTGGAGAGAGGCCATACAGCTGTGGtcagtgtggtaaatgttttacacTGGCAGGGAGTCTCAGAGAGCACCAGTTCATTCACACCGGACAGAAACCCCATCAATGTGGACAGTGTGGTCAAAGGTTTATACAGGCGGCGCACCTCCAGTCACACCAGcgtattcacacaggagagaggccatacagctgtggacagtgtggtaaatgtttcACCCGGGCGAGGGGTCTCAGAGTACACCAggtcattcacacaggagagaagccataCAGTTGTGGccagtgtggtaaatgttttgCACAGGCGAGGGGTCTCAGAGTacaccagctcattcacacaggagagaggccatacGGTTGTGcacagtgtggtaaatgttttagAGATTTAGGGAGTCTCCAAAAACACCAGCTCACTCACACCGGACTGAAAGCCCATCAATGTGGACAGTGTGGGAAAAGGTTTACACAGTCAGGTAGTCTCAGACTACACCAGCGTATTCACTCTGGAGAGAGTCCATACAGTTGTGgacagtgtggtaaatgttttacacAGGCGTGGCACCTCAAAGtacaccagcgcattcacacaggagagaggccatacggttgtggacagtgtggtaaatgttttacagATTCAGGGCACCTCAAAGCACACCAGCGTATTCACTCTGGAGAGAAGCCATACAGCTGTGGccagtgtggtaaatgttttacagAATCAGGGAGTCTCAAAAAACACCAGCTCATTCATTCCGGACAGAAACCCCATCAATGTGGACAGTGCGGGAAAAGGTTTACACAGACAGGGAACCTCAAAGCACACCAGCGTATTCACTCTGGAGAGAAAGCCCATCAATGCCGACAGTGA